One Nitrospira sp. DNA window includes the following coding sequences:
- a CDS encoding Aspartate aminotransferase: protein MTRRRSPVSPVPHRQTFSSRGDCLIGQEMFKVMDRAQVLERQGHRIYHLELGNPRMAPPSQIIEATMEALHAKQFGYAPMAGVKELREALAARYASLTGQALTDSHVVISPANLLIHQFLDITCDPGDRVLLFTPAFPSYWAAASHLGLQVIAQPLAEGDGFHLTRKAVDAALAAEPRAIIINNANNPTGAVYSPAILRDLVDRCEQAGIWLLSDETYADLTFDRSFVTLTSSRAAQVVAISSFSKVFSIPGFRTGYAVAHEAVAAKLALSNSTLYSCLPAFTQLGCLAGLTVLDDYVSDIRARCIRLIGSCHDRINRSGVLRCNSPESGFYLFVDIAETGLDDVTFCRRLLDEHQTAVTPGRSFGEAYASFIRLATCGQEEDVLEGVSRTIAFAQDLGGCRVQAA, encoded by the coding sequence ATGACACGTCGCAGGTCGCCGGTCTCACCGGTTCCGCACAGGCAGACGTTTTCATCGCGGGGTGACTGTTTGATCGGGCAAGAAATGTTCAAGGTGATGGATCGCGCTCAGGTTTTGGAGCGGCAAGGCCATCGTATCTATCACTTGGAACTCGGCAACCCACGCATGGCGCCTCCTTCCCAGATCATCGAGGCGACGATGGAAGCGCTCCACGCGAAGCAGTTCGGGTATGCGCCGATGGCGGGCGTGAAGGAATTGCGCGAGGCGTTGGCGGCTCGATATGCGTCGTTGACGGGGCAGGCACTGACTGATTCCCATGTCGTCATCAGTCCGGCAAATCTCTTGATTCACCAATTTCTCGACATCACCTGCGATCCGGGCGACCGGGTGCTGTTGTTTACGCCGGCCTTTCCATCCTACTGGGCTGCCGCCTCCCATCTCGGTCTTCAGGTGATCGCCCAGCCGCTGGCCGAGGGAGACGGATTTCATTTGACGCGAAAAGCCGTGGATGCTGCTCTGGCCGCCGAACCTCGGGCGATCATCATCAACAATGCCAATAATCCCACGGGCGCGGTGTATTCACCGGCCATTCTGCGGGATCTTGTCGATCGCTGCGAGCAGGCGGGAATCTGGCTGTTGAGCGACGAGACCTATGCGGATCTGACGTTCGACCGGTCATTCGTCACCCTCACCTCATCTCGGGCGGCACAGGTCGTGGCCATCTCGTCATTTTCCAAGGTGTTCTCAATTCCAGGTTTTCGAACCGGCTACGCCGTTGCCCACGAAGCCGTGGCTGCAAAACTGGCGCTTTCCAATTCGACCCTCTATTCCTGCCTCCCGGCCTTTACCCAACTGGGTTGTCTCGCGGGATTGACGGTACTCGATGACTATGTGAGCGACATCCGGGCACGTTGTATCCGGTTGATCGGATCGTGCCACGACCGCATCAATCGGTCCGGCGTCCTGCGCTGCAACAGCCCGGAATCTGGTTTTTATCTGTTCGTGGACATCGCCGAAACCGGTCTCGATGACGTGACCTTTTGCCGGCGGCTGTTGGATGAGCATCAGACCGCCGTCACGCCCGGCCGCAGTTTCGGCGAGGCCTACGCGTCGTTCATACGTCTGGCCACCTGCGGCCAGGAAGAAGATGTGCTGGAAGGCGTCTCGCGGACCATCGCCTTCGCGCAGGATCTCGGAGGTTGCCGTGTCCAAGCCGCTTGA
- a CDS encoding Fe-S oxidoreductase has protein sequence MSKPLDVLLVTPPSRVQVYQELSRDFAAIEPPVWAGLIATFLRRHSCSVAILDAEAQGLNHEQTAEQIAAIGPRLAVFVIYGQQPSASTQCMPAGRKVCEILNRLADIPTLVMGTHASALPQRTLLEEPYTYVCQGEGPLTILGLVIALRAPQHSLRDVPGLWHRVDGTPVGNAPAPLLTNLDRELPGQAWDLLDMTKYRAHNWHCFGNLDGRSPYASLQTSLGCPFTCSFCCINAPFATPMLRTWSPDNVIGQIDRLVRDYGVTNIKIPDEMFVLNRRHVVGICDRIIERGYRLNIWAYARVDTVQDEVLAKLARAGFTWLGLGIESGSQHVRDGVEKGRFGERDIVATVDKIRSYGIHVAANYIFGLPDDNLESMRATLDLALALNTEWANFYCAMAYPGSPLYGLAKQKQWALPDDRGGPGWIGYSQHAYDTCPLPTDCLTATQVLAFRDRAFLEYFESHRYQTMLRRTFGERVARHVKDMCSHQVRRRHHDQAARPAA, from the coding sequence GTGTCCAAGCCGCTTGACGTGTTGCTCGTGACACCACCCAGCCGGGTGCAGGTGTATCAGGAACTCAGCCGGGACTTTGCCGCCATCGAACCGCCTGTGTGGGCCGGGCTGATCGCCACCTTTCTACGCAGGCACAGTTGCTCTGTCGCCATCCTCGATGCGGAGGCACAGGGATTGAATCACGAGCAGACCGCGGAGCAGATCGCGGCGATCGGTCCCAGGCTCGCGGTGTTTGTCATTTACGGCCAACAACCCTCCGCCTCCACGCAATGCATGCCGGCGGGGAGGAAAGTGTGCGAGATCCTCAACAGGCTCGCCGACATTCCCACGCTGGTGATGGGAACCCATGCCTCGGCTCTCCCGCAGCGCACGTTGCTTGAGGAACCCTATACCTACGTCTGCCAGGGCGAAGGCCCTCTGACCATTCTCGGTTTGGTGATTGCGCTGCGGGCTCCGCAACATTCCCTTCGCGATGTTCCAGGACTGTGGCACAGGGTGGACGGAACTCCGGTGGGCAATGCCCCCGCGCCGCTGCTGACGAATCTGGATCGTGAATTGCCCGGGCAGGCCTGGGACCTTCTCGACATGACCAAGTATCGCGCCCACAACTGGCATTGCTTCGGGAACCTGGATGGGCGCAGCCCCTATGCCTCGTTGCAGACCAGTCTGGGTTGTCCCTTCACCTGTTCGTTCTGTTGCATCAATGCCCCCTTTGCCACGCCCATGCTGCGGACCTGGAGTCCGGACAACGTCATAGGCCAGATCGACCGCTTGGTCAGGGACTACGGCGTCACCAACATCAAGATCCCGGACGAGATGTTCGTACTGAACCGGCGGCATGTGGTCGGGATTTGCGACCGCATCATCGAACGGGGGTACCGCCTCAATATTTGGGCCTATGCCCGGGTCGATACGGTACAGGACGAGGTGTTGGCGAAACTGGCCCGCGCCGGATTTACCTGGTTGGGTCTCGGCATCGAATCCGGCAGCCAACATGTGCGGGACGGGGTCGAAAAGGGCCGCTTCGGTGAGCGGGATATCGTGGCGACGGTCGACAAGATCCGCTCGTACGGGATCCATGTGGCGGCCAACTATATTTTCGGGTTGCCGGACGACAACCTGGAGAGCATGCGCGCGACGTTGGACCTCGCCCTTGCGCTCAACACGGAGTGGGCTAACTTCTACTGTGCCATGGCCTATCCGGGCTCACCGCTGTACGGCCTCGCGAAACAGAAACAATGGGCCTTGCCGGACGATAGGGGAGGGCCTGGCTGGATCGGTTATTCACAACATGCCTACGATACCTGCCCCTTGCCGACCGATTGCCTCACCGCTACGCAGGTGTTGGCTTTCCGGGATCGCGCCTTTCTGGAATATTTCGAAAGCCACCGTTATCAGACCATGCTCCGACGGACATTCGGAGAGCGCGTCGCCCGGCATGTGAAGGACATGTGTTCGCACCAAGTACGCCGGCGCCATCATGACCAGGCGGCCAGGCCGGCGGCCTAG
- a CDS encoding Acetolactate synthase large subunit, translating to MIKVADYIINTLAERGIDKMFVVYGAANGDLIDAFTRTAATEYVAVMHEQGGGFAAEAYAKVKGVPGVAIATSGPGGMNLLTAMGNCFYDSVPCVFLTGQINSRFLRPDPSIRQIGFQETDIVAMAAPVTKYAKMVLKPEDIRYELEKALWLCQEGRPGPVLLDLPLDLQKAKVDMKQLIGFDPPAAMSFNLAVLDEQITRLVAALQTSERPVMLVGGGVRSAGAQDDVRELGRRLNVPCFPTWNALDVITSDYENYGGRVGTYGGAGRNFGIQNCDLLLSIGSRISGRITGGNVQSFARQAKKYLVEIDPAMVQRKFQQVPFDVNILCDAKVFTRRLLAALDRWSKPLPDYSCWTERVMEWKQRYDPVRPEFFAQRERVHPYAFMRRLSEKMGATDILVGDCGGNIVVSNHAFETKYGQRNLTNNGNSPMGFSFAGAMGAWFADPSRRVVCTIGDGGFNMNPQELQTFLNYGVKVKTFILNNHIYGITKAYQETNFQGRAEACGPKGYRPPDFLKIVEAYGINTVAIRNHAEMDAKIDEVLRFDGPVVCDVDMHEFHTYEPRIFGWKTPIEDMYPYLPREEFRANMVIEPADGWMNPEYPDVVRRDAQSQP from the coding sequence ATGATCAAGGTCGCGGACTACATCATCAATACGCTGGCGGAGCGGGGCATCGACAAGATGTTCGTGGTATACGGCGCCGCCAACGGCGATTTGATCGATGCCTTTACCCGCACCGCCGCCACGGAGTATGTCGCGGTCATGCACGAGCAGGGAGGCGGCTTCGCGGCTGAAGCCTATGCCAAGGTGAAGGGCGTACCTGGCGTGGCCATCGCCACCAGCGGGCCGGGCGGCATGAATCTCCTCACGGCGATGGGAAATTGCTTTTACGACTCCGTGCCCTGTGTGTTTCTGACCGGCCAAATCAATTCCCGCTTCCTGCGGCCGGACCCTTCGATCCGGCAGATCGGCTTCCAGGAGACCGACATCGTGGCGATGGCGGCGCCGGTCACCAAATACGCCAAGATGGTGCTGAAACCGGAAGACATCCGGTACGAACTGGAGAAGGCACTGTGGCTTTGCCAAGAGGGAAGGCCTGGGCCGGTACTGTTGGACCTTCCCCTCGATCTGCAGAAGGCCAAGGTGGACATGAAACAGCTGATCGGCTTCGACCCGCCTGCCGCTATGAGTTTCAACCTCGCCGTGCTGGATGAACAGATCACCCGCCTGGTCGCAGCACTGCAGACATCGGAACGACCGGTCATGCTCGTCGGCGGCGGCGTACGTTCGGCCGGTGCACAGGACGATGTACGTGAATTGGGCCGGCGGTTGAACGTGCCCTGTTTCCCAACCTGGAACGCGTTGGATGTCATCACATCCGACTATGAAAACTACGGCGGTCGGGTTGGAACCTACGGCGGAGCCGGCCGGAACTTCGGCATCCAGAACTGTGATCTGCTCCTGTCCATCGGCAGCCGCATTTCCGGCCGCATTACCGGCGGAAACGTGCAGAGCTTCGCGCGACAGGCGAAGAAATATCTGGTCGAAATCGATCCCGCCATGGTGCAGCGGAAGTTTCAACAGGTGCCCTTCGATGTCAACATTCTCTGCGATGCCAAGGTGTTCACCCGCCGTCTGCTGGCCGCGCTCGACCGCTGGAGCAAGCCGTTGCCGGACTACTCGTGCTGGACGGAACGGGTGATGGAATGGAAACAACGGTACGATCCTGTCCGGCCGGAGTTCTTCGCGCAACGAGAACGGGTGCATCCCTATGCCTTCATGCGGCGCCTGTCGGAAAAGATGGGGGCGACGGACATCTTGGTCGGCGACTGCGGCGGCAACATCGTCGTCAGCAACCATGCCTTCGAAACCAAATACGGACAGCGCAACCTGACCAACAACGGCAACTCTCCGATGGGTTTCTCCTTCGCCGGGGCAATGGGCGCCTGGTTCGCCGATCCTTCCCGCCGGGTCGTCTGCACGATCGGCGACGGCGGATTCAACATGAACCCGCAGGAGCTGCAGACCTTTCTGAATTACGGCGTGAAGGTCAAAACGTTCATCTTGAACAACCACATCTACGGTATCACCAAGGCCTATCAAGAGACCAATTTCCAAGGTCGCGCGGAAGCCTGCGGGCCGAAGGGATACCGTCCCCCCGACTTTCTCAAAATCGTTGAGGCCTATGGGATCAACACCGTGGCCATCCGCAACCATGCCGAGATGGATGCCAAGATCGACGAGGTGCTGCGATTCGACGGTCCGGTGGTCTGTGATGTGGACATGCACGAGTTCCACACCTACGAACCGAGGATCTTCGGATGGAAGACGCCCATCGAAGACATGTATCCCTATCTGCCGCGTGAAGAATTCCGGGCCAACATGGTGATCGAGCCGGCCGATGGATGGATGAATCCCGAGTATCCGGATGTCGTTCGCCGGGATGCCCAGTCACAGCCGTAA
- a CDS encoding Glycosyltransferase — protein sequence MSHADAQSNGTSEQVQHPDVEYYQFCREQRRPYFGRVMWASQGLPLRHVVMQELVRLEAARQGTTPFRILEVGSWAGGSAITWADALTRYCQANGDVVCVDPWKPYFDVATRPDATVYREMSEALAKDTIYDLFLHNITAAGHAHIVLPLRGPSRVMLPALPRNYFDLVFVDGDHSYAAVSADITAAAGLIKDGGILCGDDLERQCSEIDQDYARTQIDADYIRDPRSGHEYHPGVTLAVGELFGEVSHVVGCWGVRKRGTGWERLDMSKVLCSADRIPPHLTRRDPAADPDFQRWRERRRRPASPVAITVPEVSEPTPSAPTSHVVHALRTNQRALLIQLDFQTWATARPWTYSAAFGVQEGLTANGIECVTIPAIAENPCSNPTSWVYHAKKVLAGQRFDQVWLWLVHTPFDPATLEWVAELAPVRVGVLMESLRYDEEDYAWAPQLRLRQAQLEAQLPYLTHVLAPDEQDAADLKGRGLANALWWPPMVPERFIVRPSAGPAHSQAVFHGTPYGRRQNWVDHPSLKNLLHCAKAAQPQTRNQQLFDQLQQTAAQYLRESPVVTEAAMLEYVQALRQIRLAEFTEWMAQLPQWPAIVNLPSLAKFYGGRVIEAMAAGRPVISWDIPDHPGNRGLFEPEKDMLLFLQDDPAALAQQIDRILRDRPFADSLARQAQGRVKRYHTAERRLRSTLDWIRTGAAPDYGLLDRGVQPTASKTGSVEAAKNQDEFYVDLFVNEPAWSKPEPNPDEGARWCKIASFLEQVLRETRREHPNRTLRILDVGCGRGWLTNLATAYGTCEGIEPVAGVVEHARRLFPHIRFEAGIPESVLARPDFQPFDIVLCSEVIEHVPHPQKPAFVAHLAQLLTSEGYLILTTPRGDVWEEWKRIAPPNQPVEDWVTEEQLGRLLNDGGFRHLGVERIHIEVPSLRYFPAAAPADLRTLNLLPIYQVWACRRATVSAAQSTAVACKPMVSVIVPTHNRPERLQVALRSLARQEYQDFEVIVVNDGMTPVETIVAEANLAGRITLVNHDRNRGLAASRNTGLRLARGTYIAYLDDDDRFLPDHLATLVTFLEGGTHQVAYTDAWRIAEREVEGVMTEVGRDQPYHFDFDASRLLVSNYIPVLCLMHRKSCLDEAGRFDESLFVHEDWDLWIRLAIRYPFAHLARTTAEFTWRIDGSSMTSRDQDAFHRTADIIYRKYFSYAAAYPKIRDAQRNTLNGLQAQAVKKATYNCSIIIPVWNNLDLTKQCLTALAENTDGVTYEVVVVDNGSTDGVQDFLRTLGGDVQVIRNQENLGFAEACNQGARAARGEFLVFLNNDTIPLKGWLSALVEEVRMHPHVAVVGSKLLYEDGTIQHAGVAFSREWFMPYHIYRGMNAQAPCVSRRREFQCVTAACMLVRRDAFQQAGGFDEGYRNGFEDVDLCLKIREQKRTIVYQPQSVLYHLESRTPGRKIHEDDNGRRLRDRWGASWWLADEDLLHFEDGYAIDTHITNGTLGYRLSVVADPTTKAQRALLADVQRAAHGQDRGRVIALLKRVEEWPTDVWILRWGALLCRGVAQMHLAVPFWQRVLALEEDPYARIGLAKHAIEQGTFDGADAHLSALLAQNPSHGEAWLLRGIVAMQQHAYAMAEAAFDQARVSGADRRKVSLGMVMAAMGDGRAEAAWALLQPLCANGPDDEECIHWLLRCGTALERWDAVASRLSTFVARNPGNLAMRFALAGVLLRSGRRTDAQRECETLRALDPTFDGLDELTTKLVEPDGRLVQHHAA from the coding sequence GTGTCACACGCTGATGCTCAGTCGAACGGAACCAGTGAACAGGTCCAGCATCCGGATGTCGAGTACTACCAATTCTGCCGCGAACAGAGGCGTCCCTATTTCGGCCGTGTGATGTGGGCCTCGCAGGGGCTTCCCCTCCGTCACGTTGTGATGCAGGAACTGGTGCGGTTGGAGGCGGCCCGACAAGGGACAACCCCCTTTCGTATTCTGGAGGTGGGATCATGGGCGGGAGGATCGGCGATCACCTGGGCCGACGCATTGACCAGGTATTGTCAGGCCAATGGCGATGTGGTCTGTGTCGATCCGTGGAAGCCTTACTTTGATGTGGCCACACGGCCGGACGCGACCGTGTACCGCGAGATGTCAGAGGCTCTCGCCAAAGATACGATTTACGACCTGTTTCTCCACAACATCACGGCCGCCGGACATGCACATATTGTACTGCCCCTCAGGGGACCCAGCAGGGTCATGCTGCCGGCTCTTCCACGGAACTACTTCGACCTCGTATTCGTCGACGGTGACCATTCCTACGCGGCGGTGTCGGCTGACATCACGGCTGCCGCAGGACTCATCAAGGACGGAGGCATCTTGTGTGGTGATGATTTGGAACGGCAATGCTCCGAAATTGATCAGGACTATGCGAGAACACAGATCGACGCGGACTATATCCGGGATCCACGATCAGGGCACGAATACCATCCCGGCGTGACGTTGGCGGTGGGGGAGCTGTTCGGCGAGGTCTCCCATGTCGTGGGATGCTGGGGCGTTCGGAAACGCGGGACGGGATGGGAAAGGCTCGATATGTCGAAGGTCTTGTGTTCGGCGGATCGAATTCCCCCTCACCTCACCCGACGGGACCCGGCCGCAGATCCAGATTTCCAGCGGTGGCGTGAGCGACGCCGTCGGCCGGCAAGCCCTGTTGCGATAACGGTGCCGGAGGTCAGTGAGCCGACCCCGAGCGCGCCGACCAGTCACGTCGTCCATGCGCTGCGCACCAATCAACGTGCATTGTTGATTCAACTGGATTTTCAAACCTGGGCCACCGCCCGTCCATGGACATACAGCGCGGCCTTCGGTGTTCAGGAAGGTCTCACCGCAAACGGCATCGAATGCGTGACCATTCCGGCCATTGCCGAGAACCCCTGCTCCAACCCGACCTCTTGGGTCTACCATGCCAAGAAGGTCCTGGCGGGGCAGCGGTTCGATCAGGTCTGGCTCTGGTTGGTCCATACTCCGTTCGATCCGGCCACGCTGGAATGGGTGGCCGAACTGGCTCCGGTCCGGGTCGGGGTCCTCATGGAGTCGCTCCGTTACGATGAGGAGGACTATGCCTGGGCGCCGCAATTGAGGCTACGGCAGGCGCAACTGGAAGCTCAACTTCCCTATCTGACCCATGTCCTGGCGCCGGATGAGCAAGATGCCGCCGACCTGAAGGGGCGCGGGCTGGCCAATGCGCTCTGGTGGCCGCCGATGGTCCCGGAACGGTTCATCGTCCGTCCTTCCGCCGGTCCAGCGCATTCACAAGCCGTCTTCCACGGGACGCCCTATGGACGACGTCAGAATTGGGTGGACCATCCGTCACTCAAGAACTTGCTCCACTGCGCGAAAGCAGCACAGCCTCAAACGAGAAACCAACAGTTGTTCGATCAGCTGCAACAGACGGCCGCGCAATACCTGCGCGAAAGTCCGGTCGTGACCGAGGCGGCCATGCTGGAATATGTTCAGGCGCTCCGGCAGATTCGCCTGGCGGAATTCACAGAATGGATGGCACAGCTTCCGCAATGGCCGGCCATCGTCAACTTGCCGAGCCTGGCGAAATTTTACGGCGGCCGTGTCATCGAGGCGATGGCCGCAGGGAGGCCGGTCATTTCCTGGGACATCCCCGACCATCCTGGCAATCGGGGACTCTTCGAACCGGAGAAAGATATGTTGCTGTTCCTGCAAGACGACCCGGCGGCTCTCGCTCAGCAGATCGATCGTATCCTGCGCGACCGTCCGTTCGCCGACTCGCTGGCCAGGCAGGCACAGGGCAGGGTCAAACGCTACCATACGGCCGAACGACGCCTACGGAGCACGCTTGACTGGATTCGAACCGGCGCAGCGCCGGATTATGGCCTGTTGGACAGAGGCGTACAACCGACGGCAAGCAAAACAGGATCCGTCGAGGCGGCGAAAAATCAGGATGAATTTTATGTGGACCTGTTCGTCAATGAACCGGCCTGGTCCAAACCGGAGCCGAACCCAGACGAGGGGGCGCGCTGGTGTAAGATCGCATCCTTTCTTGAACAGGTCCTGAGAGAAACCAGACGGGAACATCCCAATCGCACCTTGCGGATTCTCGATGTGGGTTGCGGGCGCGGGTGGTTGACGAATCTGGCGACGGCCTATGGGACTTGCGAAGGGATCGAACCGGTCGCCGGCGTGGTCGAACATGCAAGGCGCCTGTTTCCTCACATTCGTTTCGAAGCGGGCATTCCCGAGTCGGTCTTGGCCAGGCCTGATTTTCAGCCGTTCGATATCGTGCTCTGCTCGGAAGTCATCGAGCATGTGCCGCATCCGCAGAAGCCGGCGTTCGTGGCTCACCTCGCACAGCTCCTCACCTCCGAGGGCTATCTCATTTTGACCACTCCCAGAGGAGACGTGTGGGAGGAATGGAAACGGATCGCCCCGCCGAATCAACCCGTGGAAGATTGGGTGACCGAGGAGCAGTTAGGCCGGCTCTTGAACGATGGAGGGTTCCGGCACCTGGGCGTGGAACGGATCCACATCGAAGTCCCTTCACTGCGATATTTTCCCGCCGCCGCACCGGCTGATCTTCGCACCCTCAATCTCCTGCCGATCTATCAGGTATGGGCCTGCCGGCGCGCAACCGTCTCCGCCGCACAATCGACGGCCGTTGCGTGCAAGCCGATGGTGTCGGTCATTGTACCGACTCACAATCGACCGGAACGGTTGCAGGTCGCCCTTCGGAGTCTGGCCAGGCAGGAGTATCAGGACTTTGAAGTGATCGTGGTGAACGACGGGATGACGCCGGTTGAGACAATCGTCGCCGAGGCGAACCTTGCCGGGCGTATCACCCTCGTCAATCACGACCGCAACCGAGGTCTGGCCGCATCGCGCAACACCGGCCTGCGTTTGGCGAGAGGAACCTACATCGCCTATCTCGATGACGACGATCGGTTCCTGCCCGATCACCTTGCAACGCTCGTGACGTTTCTTGAGGGCGGCACCCACCAGGTTGCCTATACGGACGCGTGGCGCATTGCCGAGCGAGAAGTGGAAGGAGTGATGACGGAGGTCGGGCGGGACCAGCCCTACCACTTCGATTTCGACGCCTCTCGCCTCTTGGTTTCGAACTACATTCCGGTGCTCTGCCTGATGCATCGCAAGAGTTGTCTGGATGAGGCGGGCCGGTTCGACGAAAGCCTGTTCGTGCACGAAGATTGGGACCTTTGGATCAGACTCGCGATTCGCTATCCGTTCGCGCACCTTGCGAGGACGACGGCGGAGTTTACCTGGCGAATCGACGGTTCGTCGATGACCAGCCGCGACCAGGATGCGTTCCATCGGACGGCAGACATCATCTACCGGAAATATTTCTCCTACGCGGCGGCGTATCCGAAGATACGTGACGCGCAGCGGAACACTTTGAACGGTCTGCAGGCCCAGGCTGTAAAAAAGGCGACGTACAACTGTTCCATCATCATCCCGGTCTGGAACAACCTCGATTTGACGAAGCAATGCCTGACCGCCTTGGCGGAGAACACCGACGGCGTGACCTACGAGGTCGTGGTCGTCGATAACGGTTCGACCGACGGCGTGCAGGATTTTCTCCGCACGCTCGGCGGTGACGTGCAGGTGATCCGCAATCAGGAGAATCTCGGATTCGCCGAGGCCTGCAATCAGGGCGCGCGGGCGGCGCGAGGGGAGTTTCTGGTGTTTCTGAACAACGACACGATTCCTCTCAAGGGCTGGCTGTCGGCGCTGGTCGAGGAAGTCCGGATGCACCCGCATGTGGCCGTCGTGGGAAGCAAGCTGCTGTATGAAGACGGCACGATCCAACATGCCGGTGTAGCATTCTCCCGCGAATGGTTCATGCCCTATCACATCTACCGGGGGATGAATGCCCAGGCCCCATGCGTGTCCCGGCGGCGGGAGTTTCAATGTGTGACGGCGGCCTGCATGTTGGTGCGGCGAGACGCGTTTCAGCAGGCCGGAGGATTCGACGAAGGGTATCGAAACGGGTTCGAAGATGTGGATCTCTGCCTCAAGATTCGCGAACAGAAGCGAACGATCGTGTATCAGCCGCAGAGTGTGCTCTATCACTTGGAGAGCCGCACGCCGGGGCGCAAGATCCACGAAGACGATAACGGCCGGCGCCTCCGTGATCGATGGGGAGCCTCCTGGTGGCTCGCCGATGAGGACCTCCTTCACTTCGAAGACGGCTATGCCATCGACACGCATATCACTAACGGAACTCTCGGGTATCGCCTCTCCGTGGTCGCCGATCCGACGACCAAGGCGCAACGGGCGCTCCTGGCCGATGTCCAACGTGCGGCACATGGACAGGATCGAGGCAGGGTCATCGCCCTCCTGAAGCGAGTGGAGGAATGGCCGACCGACGTGTGGATTCTTCGTTGGGGTGCCCTGCTTTGTCGCGGCGTGGCACAGATGCACCTTGCGGTTCCATTTTGGCAACGGGTGCTGGCCTTGGAGGAGGATCCCTACGCCCGCATCGGCCTCGCAAAACACGCGATCGAGCAGGGAACTTTCGATGGAGCCGACGCGCATCTGTCCGCCTTGTTGGCGCAGAACCCGTCGCACGGAGAGGCCTGGCTGCTGCGTGGGATCGTCGCCATGCAACAGCATGCCTATGCGATGGCGGAAGCAGCATTCGATCAAGCACGGGTGTCAGGCGCCGATCGGCGAAAGGTGTCTTTGGGCATGGTTATGGCCGCTATGGGGGACGGCCGGGCCGAGGCGGCCTGGGCTCTGTTGCAGCCGCTCTGCGCGAATGGGCCGGATGATGAGGAGTGCATCCATTGGCTCTTGCGTTGCGGAACCGCACTTGAACGGTGGGATGCAGTGGCCTCTCGTCTCTCCACCTTTGTCGCACGGAATCCCGGCAACCTTGCCATGCGGTTCGCACTGGCGGGTGTGTTGCTCCGGTCCGGACGACGAACCGACGCGCAGCGCGAATGTGAGACGTTGCGCGCACTGGACCCAACATTCGACGGCTTGGACGAACTGACAACGAAACTCGTCGAGCCGGATGGTCGATTGGTTCAGCACCATGCCGCATGA
- a CDS encoding heptosyltransferase family protein, translated as MVDWFSTMPHEPASQNGALLIQLARLGDLVQSLPAIEALKKRYPERQLDVLCSAPLAPMLAGYRAVRRVIPWDGALWRTWADQWMQNPTETLRAARTYLAAISEREYDHVYNLNQHARSFLMAHLFTNRAVEIDQGSLFGAGLGPWAQYLKQVAKDRGQNRVHLADAWCGMCDVRPLGRAPFLQETDVALPEDLAAIGERPGLWLALATGAGDKARCLSPAVWAQWIQRFLMQVDDGQVVLIGSGHEREAGQAILETVPTLLQGRVWDATGRTTVAQLMKLLRTCRWVIGGDTGPLHLATAMGSRALGFYFSRARVHETGPYGEGHWVYQYSAQTQPDSWPITESVDLIVRGRRRPAAGWTLWNSRMDRWGVCYDDGSGDRSADLQRAAVWRSLSPALCESVAA; from the coding sequence ATGGTCGATTGGTTCAGCACCATGCCGCATGAGCCTGCCTCTCAAAACGGTGCACTGTTGATTCAGCTGGCGAGGCTGGGCGACCTCGTGCAGTCGCTTCCTGCCATCGAGGCCCTGAAGAAGCGATATCCGGAGAGGCAGTTGGATGTCCTCTGTTCAGCCCCCTTGGCTCCGATGCTCGCGGGGTACCGTGCCGTTCGTCGTGTCATACCTTGGGACGGCGCCCTGTGGCGTACGTGGGCCGATCAATGGATGCAGAATCCGACCGAGACCCTGCGCGCGGCCAGAACCTATCTCGCCGCGATCAGCGAGCGCGAATACGATCACGTTTACAACTTGAATCAACATGCTCGGAGTTTCTTGATGGCACATCTTTTCACCAACCGTGCCGTGGAGATCGATCAGGGAAGTCTCTTCGGCGCAGGACTCGGCCCTTGGGCTCAGTATCTCAAACAGGTGGCCAAAGACCGTGGTCAAAACCGTGTGCACCTGGCCGACGCCTGGTGCGGGATGTGCGATGTGAGGCCGCTGGGTCGCGCGCCCTTTTTGCAAGAAACCGACGTCGCGTTGCCCGAGGATCTTGCCGCGATCGGCGAGCGTCCCGGACTCTGGCTCGCGCTGGCGACCGGGGCAGGGGACAAGGCACGATGCCTGTCGCCTGCCGTATGGGCCCAGTGGATACAACGGTTTCTCATGCAAGTGGATGACGGACAGGTCGTCTTGATCGGGAGCGGTCACGAACGTGAAGCCGGACAGGCCATTCTGGAAACCGTTCCCACTCTGTTGCAGGGGCGGGTGTGGGATGCCACAGGCCGTACCACCGTCGCGCAGCTGATGAAGCTGCTGCGAACCTGCCGCTGGGTGATCGGAGGCGACACGGGCCCGTTGCATTTGGCTACGGCTATGGGAAGCCGCGCCTTGGGGTTCTATTTCTCCCGCGCTCGAGTCCATGAAACAGGGCCCTATGGAGAGGGCCATTGGGTCTATCAATATTCCGCGCAGACTCAACCGGACAGCTGGCCGATCACGGAGAGTGTTGATTTGATCGTCAGGGGGCGCCGTCGTCCGGCAGCGGGTTGGACCCTGTGGAACAGCCGCATGGATCGATGGGGAGTTTGTTATGACGATGGTTCCGGTGACCGGTCGGCCGATCTTCAGCGAGCGGCTGTCTGGCGGTCTCTTTCCCCCGCCCTGTGCGAATCGGTGGCTGCATGA